The region AGACAGATTCCAACAGAAATGGcttaaaactacaaaaaatcAATTGAGCAAACAAgttcaaaaatattaattcCCCATCAATGAGCACAGacccaaaaacgaaaaaaaaataataaaagaaaagcccGAAGAACCTTTTTaaggtgggaggggggggaccACACACAGAGAACGAGGCCCATAACCTGCTTCTTGATTTTGTTATAAACTTTATGTGACATTCCCTTTTTGTGGCGGGAATTGTCCTTGAGCTGCTTTGCCTCTGCCCCCCGTTCCCGAtcgagtgtgtgtggaaaaatCGAACTGGAACATTTGGTTTATAAATGCAATCACTGGAAGGTATACTCACTCTATGAACGAAGGACAGCCCTGCTAAAGTAGAGGCTGTTCTCTTTCCGCTCGAGTgtaattgtgtgtgtgtgtgtgtgtgtgctgttgtGTCTGTGAGGGGGCTTGGTAAGTGTTGCAGTGGTGCTCCAAGAGAGAACAGGGAAACGAGAGAGAACCAGAAACTATGAAATTCTGGTAATTCGATATCATTGTTTatatgctgctgctccttcttctgCCTGCCATCGGCTTCTGCTGTCTTTTGTTTGCTCCCCACTTTGgcccgtcgccgtcgccgtcccCGCCCCCGTCCCGGCCCCTGCAtgggatagatggatggaggGGGGCGTTTGTGTTTTCCCATATTTGCGGGGTTCTATCGATTTTTGTTTAGAGCAGCGCTACTTTACGTCCACAACTGGAATTCGTTTGGTGAAGAAGTAAGAGGACTCCACCTCCACTCCTTCCTATTGTCCGACAAATGTCACATGTGCCGCCGAACACCCGGCCAAGTTCAAGTTCAAGCTCATGCCCCAAAAGAAACGAAAGACAATGATAATCGTCACGCTGTTGGTGGCActgatcctgatcctgatcctcctctcctctccactcctctgtccctctgtggATATAATCTACAATTACATGATTGCCGATATCATACAGCTGGGGCCCAGTGGAGCCCGCGCTGTATGTGGGCCCCTCCGTCGGAATCTGCAGCCGCCGCGGAGTCAGCAAATAAGTGGCCCCCCAAAGGGGGGCGCAGCAAAAAGATCGGTCCCTGTcctccgtctctgtctgtttGGGGCTGATCGCAAATTTGTCGAGTGTGCGCTTAAATGTTTTGCATTGCCATGGACGATGCGATGGCCGGTTGCTTGCTTGTTCCGATACTCTTGGACAGGACAGGATTTATTCGCTGCGTCAGTGGATTTGCAGCTAAATATGGTCCTTTCCTACTTCGAAGAAGGTTTAAGATGGTTCCGAAATGTTATATTCTCTATTCTCCAAGTCCTTAATCGAACTTTGGTCGATCTTCAATAAGTATCCCTTGATCGGTATATTAATCTTCCACAAGGGTATTCAAACTTTGTGGAGAAACTTCCATTCTCATTGCTGTCATCAATTTGTTGCTGTGCAAACTGGTTCCACGAGGCGGCTGCTGGCCCTGCAATTCGCGACAAGATTAACACTTTGCCGATGATGCCAGTGATATCCGCTGAAAGGCAATTGTTCGAGCTTTAATCATGCTATGGCTTGCTGGGTGGGGGTGTTAGGTGTTAGGTGTTAGCCATTAAAGTGTAATTTCAACAATTGTCAGAGGTCATCCCCCAAAGGGCGTCGCATCTAAAATTAACCCTAAAGTGCGGCAACTGCCACTCGAATGCCATTTACAGCCACATCAGTCACAAACAAATAATTCGAGTCAAGCTACTTAACTTTTGGGCCACAAGTGCCGTGCCACAGGCTGAAGGCGGGCGGGGGTGTGTgcaacatccacatcccccAATCGAAAGTGACGTGACGCAGCTCAAATAACTGTAGCTGAAATCAGATGCCACGCAGCCGCCGAACGCTCTGGGGAATGCAATAATGAtatgtctctccctctctctctccctctatcccTCTGCTCAGTCACTGTCTGGGGCAACACCTCAGGAAAACGAACATGAGACCATTTATAGAAATGAGAGAGAGGCAGACGATTTCCTTCCggaaaataatttcaattgcaattgctGTGCCTGCTCTGGTGCCCTGTCGTTTGtcatttgtttataaataaattatgcacTCTGAATGCACtagtgtgtgttggtgtgagggtgtgggtgtgttgaCAGCAGTAAATTAGTTGCAACAATTGACACATTTTAATGTAAACGATGCTGACATTTCTGGGCATATCCCTGGTGGTTGAGCTGCTGTTGCACCAACGCTTCGTCATCTGTGCAAATAGGGCACTTCCAATTCAAGCGGAGTCCCCCATCGGGAAAGTAAGGCCAACGAGTGCTTCAATATTTCAATGAGCAAAAAAATGACATCAAATACCCATTGATATCCGAATGACCTTCGTGTGACAGCCAGTTTTACAGTTTTCGAACCACTGGAAGATAGTGGTCTCTAGTTATTGAAAGTGTATCCCCAGATGTTAATCCTTGCTATTTTCCTTGCAGCGGCTCCACGGACAAGCAACACTTGGACTCCTCCAGCGACTCGGAGATGGAGGGCAGCATGTTGCCCAGTCAAAgcgcacaacaacaacaacagcagcagcagcagcagtcacccaacaacaacggcctgcatcaacagcaactgcagcatgCTGCCACCGAACAGAGCCTGCAACATCACCCCCATCAGCAACACCATCCCGCCGCCACCGGGCCCACAAGCGTGGTCAGCAAGACAGGTCACAGTGGGgcaggtggtggtggcgggggcgggggcggcggcggcggcggtggcgccgcaacagcaacacaaatgcaaatgccacCCCTCTCCGCTGCCGTTGCCTACTCCCACCTGCATAGTGTGATGGGCGCCATGCCCATGACCATGTACGACATGGGGGAGTATCAGCACTTATGATTCTAGTTggaggcggctgctgccgctacCAGCGGGAGCGGAAGCGGAGGCGGGAAGGCAAGCGGAAACGAAAGCACGAGTCCGAGTGCCAccgccaacagcagcaatgcCTACGGGTGGTCAATGTCAGTGCCGTCGGCGCACTATCAGCGCCAGCAGGATCTGTCGGAAAGCTTTTACTTCTGATTCGATCCGAACCGATCCTCGAGCGGAGCTGGGCGGAACCTTAGCAATATTTAGAGAGCGCATTGTCGTAGCAACAAATTCTATTTAATCGTTAGACACAGCAACACTTTCTGCATAAGCTAGCATTTTTCTGCAATcaatggaaagagagagatacgGAGATATACAgaaagagggggagggagagggagaaaaaaGGCACCACGCTGCAGCACAAGCTTTTGGCAACCCAAAAAAACCTAGAGAGAAAACTTGCAAGAAAACTGCATCGATCTGTGTAAATAGCTAGGCTAGGTTTTAGTTTTAGAGCGgttggaggcggaggcaggtACAAccgaaatgcaaatcaaatcgaaatgtgcaaacaattatacatatacgactattatatattattatatacatcTGTATCTACttaatgcataaattatacaCTTTTAATTGTAGCCTTTAGTAatcatatttttgttaacaataaattctattaaattattttcaaatgaTTGTCAAAATCAAAGAGTTTTGCCTGTTCCCACGCCTACATATACCGATATtatgtacctatgtatgtatgtatgttacCTATAGTATGCGCGCATTACCCACACTGACCACAACAACGAGAGCCGGTCGAGCCGGCTTAATCCACGGCGACAGGTAAGCCAGCTAATGCTAATGGCCATGTCTAATGGGCGTCGTCGGCGCGTGCGTTCCTCTTACACGCGACGCGACCTCTTCCTCTTACAGATCTTGCTCATCGCAGCACGTCCCATGTAATGAGTCTCTTCGTAAAGTTTGAACAGCACTTGGCAACGACAGGACTGTCGGGGGCGGCGCTTGGCAACCGAACCGTGTCGGTGGGCAGGGGTGTCCGGGTGTCTATGTCTGGTTGTGGGGGTGGATGCTGTCTGACTGGTTGATTTGTTTATTGATACTGTACTTACATATTGCAGACGTCGTCGCTTCCAGCCAAAGCCTTCCCAACATCGGCCTTGCCCAAACCCGTACCCCCTAGTATCGTTGCCAGGGAGAAAGGACAccagaccagcagcagcacacacgtGTCTGGGCTGAGACTGTCTCTGACTCTGATTGAGATTGATGGTCACATATCTGgttacaaaatattttgacTTCTTTTATCTTGCGGCGGCTTTTGCCGATAATTTAATTACGGCCTTAATGTGTTTGTTCTTCTGCCTTGTCGAAAATGAATTTAATGACCGCCTACAGGATATTTGGAGGCGGCAATAGGAAACCTTGGCATTTGCACCTTTCATTGAAGATTTCATTGAAGATTCTTCTCCGAAAATGTGCATACAAAACGGATTACAATAAAACCGAGTTCCACATGCCATCAGCATTTATTTGTCCGGTCCTTTAGGTCAAAGAAAATATCTGAAATGCCTTAAAGGGCTTATGAGGATACAATGGGTATTGATAATGCAGGACATGCATGTGCGTCTTGCGGGCCTTTTATTATGATCCCATGGAGCTGTCAATGATCTGTCAACCGTTTTTATGCTATTGCTGGAAAAATAACCTCATTGATCTGGATACCTTAGGAATACACACAGTATGTATATTCTCGAGAGTTGTAGGTTTCATTGGTTATGGCTATGTTAATTTTTTAGTATAGCTCAAATCGTTATATTACTTTTCTACTTTTTTTGCGCTTTTTTGGGTGGATGGATTCACTGAAGACCAAGCGCAACATAATTTTTGTCTAGAAAATATACCTTTTTGTTGCATCCCTTCGTTATAATTCACTGtacaattttaaatgtttGCGGTAAATAAGTAAaacattcgactctgtaaaccatttagggtttccgcccaacctcctgaaatggatttctagctatctttgttacAGGTCTCAAAGAAtccttcaaaaactccctctcttcaccagtaaaggtttcttcgggagtaccacagggcagccatctaggccccttgctcttcacactctttattaatggcTTGCCTTCgatattaacatactctcgagtacttatgtatgcggatgatgttaaactctgtgtccagcataaggacatttcatttcattctcgcttgcaatccgatctcaataactttcagtcatggtgttgtacAAACTTGTTACATCTTAATGCCTctaaatgcaaagttatgacatttcaccgttctagccccttgttggctccctataccctatttggtggttctcttgagagaattaccctggtggatgatcttcgtgttatgttagaccccaagttaaagttttccgaacacatttctaccatggtaaataaggccatgggcgtgcttgggtttataaagaggtggtcaaaggaatttgacgaccctctctatacctcgcttgttcgtccgatcttagaatacggctcctgtgtatggtgccctcagtacaaagtacaccaggaccgtatagaatcagtacagaaaaactttttactctgcggggccttaactgggatgcgggtgtaagactcccatcttactctagtagactattattagtaaacctcccatccttagttaaccgtagaaaaatgcttggtgtgatatttatgcacaacttgatcaggggtgacatagacagccctgatctgttgagccgcataaacttcacgattcctattagactgactagaaattttataccgttgttccttccactttgtagatcgaattattccttgcatgaaccgtttagggtcttatgctctgattataattccctctagcATACTATATCccccactaattctcttcctctcattaaattactaatccttagtaattagtaattgtagtggtatttgcattttgaatgcatacctagttctcttagtaagtttagtgctaattttcctcgaatattagtctaatagctatctttccagagttctgctggtttcagacGGGCCatttgacggtgcagtaattgcatcgcctcttgtaagatgcagtcattgcatgtcaacgtccaagattATGGGTATCTTAGCAGCTATCGCAAGCATTTGGAGATGtatatataacaattataaCAATTATGCGCCCAATTTTCAGCCTCGCCTCCAACGGAAAGACTCTCTTTATGTTTCGCCCCAGATATCTGCTGTCTTCTGCTGTCATGTTAATGTTCTTGTTAAGAAGTAACGGATCTTTGCCTAGAGCTTCAGAGAACCATCGTTAGCAAAATCGATTCAATAGTATCgaaataatatttgtataaaatatatatatattatatattaataaattattaaataaacgcaatataataattatattactcttaattaattgattaataTTAATTAGTAATAGTGTAGTACGTTACGTTTTATGTTTACGTTTTTAGATAGTTGCGTGTAGTGTCTACTATTCTGACTAGGGCtgcaaaatcaaatttcaacTGTAAAAAAAGTGAAGCGGGCGCGTACGCTACCTCACACTCCGAAgtccaaggagcagcagggtCCTGTGCCGACAAAGTGTGGGAGGAAAAAATTAACATATAAACTTCAACTAATTTTAGCTTGTGCAAAAATGTCGGGGCTTTTAAAAGgaacaaaaggaacaaaatttttaaaactTACACATTTCCCCTTCAGGTGTCGCTTTTGGTGATACCAtaaaaatgtagttaatatgtagcaaatgtgtaatTTACGTGTAGTTACCATGAATGAAGAATCATcaagaaattaatttagtgGAAATTTTTTTACTTAAACCtcattttataaacaattcccATGAAGATGGCAATTAAAATTAGCcacttttatataaaattgactACATTATCGGGTAAAACTATTTGTTCAGAGCTGAGGGTCCTAgttagctagtaatattcaacagAACataaaaatcgaggaatatgatcGACCTCGAATAAGCCGCGGACGTAGTCACACTGAGTACAGCTGATCGTAGCGTGCgcgttttaattttaaaagcGGACGATTTTCCCATTCGTCAAATTTTTGTTCGAAATGCAAACTGAAAGCAATGGAAAACGTAAACGACCAAAGAAGAAAGGCAATCGCTTCATGCGAAACGCCAAGGGCTTTGCCAAACAGGGAATCTTCGGCCGCGGGACGCATATAGACGATGAGCAGTTTAGTTACTTCATCAACATTCTGGATGCCATGAAGGCTGGGTTCGACGATGTGGAGGAGCGCGGTGAGTAAAAATTGTTTCTTTGTCAGTCGCATTACTTATTTACTTCCTGTGCAGTGAACATGGCCAACAATGTGTTTGAGCAGACGAAAGATCAGGAGATCCACTTGGCCTCCAATCAAATTGTGTCCAAGGCATTGGAATCGCTTATTGGATTTGTGGACAACGAGCAGCTGGAGCGATACTTCAACAAATTTGGGGACAGCCTGCGCCCCTTGTGCTCGGATAGATTTGCTTCCCATGTCCTACAGAAGATGCTTGAAATTGCCTTTTTGCGCGGCCTGGGCAAGGCAGCTGCCCAGGAAGTCAGCGATGGTCCGACCACAACAAAGCGAGCTAAGCCAGATGCCGCACAAATCGAGGAGGAATACAATTTGGAAACTGAGTTCAGCGACGACCACAGAGAGAAGTGTCGTCAGTTCGTGGTGCGGATCTCGAAGTTCATGCTCAACAACTTGGAGGACTTTGTGTGGGACAACTGCGCGAGTCACATCATGAGAACTGCGATATTGTGCCTAGTGGGCATGCATGTTCCAAAAATAGCATTCGAGAAAGGAGGGGCTGAGATGGCCAAGCATCGCAAGCTGTATACAGTGCCCGAGGACTGGCACGAGGTGATGAAAGAGTTTCCCCAACGCCTGGAAATGTGGCCACAATTCGTTGACTTCCCTTATCAAGAGCACTCATCCGCCTTATTAGGCGTCATCTGCCTAGCCTTGAGTGTGGCCGACAAAAGTTTTCTAAAGCACTTCGGCAAGAAAATATTATTGCAAAGCCTATTGAAGGCTAACGAAGAAAATGACGATGCAGTTGAGAAAAAGACGGAcgcaaaaattgaaattgaagacAATGATGGGGAGGAGAAGCCGACggaagagaaagaaaagagCGCTGAGGAGAAAAAGGACGATCCTATCCTGCCGAAAGTGTTTCACCATCAGAGCTCCGTCATCCTTCTAGAGACTATTCTGAGCGTGGCGGGTGCCAAGCTGCTGACCCAGCTATATGCGATGCTGTTCAGTGGCCGTGTCGGTTACCTCgccaaacagcaacagacaaATTTTTCCGTCCAACGACTTCTTCAGAACATGAAAGAGGTAACAGACTTCGAGTCTATTTTTGCAGAGCTTCAGCCCCACGTGGAAGGGCTCCTGAAAATGGGATACACTGGCGTGGTATCTGCCTTGTGTGCCGCCTGCTTACGGCTGGGGTCCAAACAGGCCCAGATGATAGCCATTCTACAGAGTTCGCTTCATGTCAGTGGCGACAAAGAGAAGTCTAAGCTGTTCTTTAACTGCCTTATCAAACTGAAACCCTCTGAGATTCTGGCCAGCGATGAGTCGGGATTTGTCCATCTGCATGGCTCGCTGATTGCTCAGCATGTACTGCAGTTCAACAAACCCATTTTCCTGGTCAACTGCATCCTCGATCTGCCAGCCGCTCAACTAGCCCAGATCTTTAACACGCCCAACGGCTCCCACATAGTCGATGCCTTCATGCAGAGTAAGTTCATTGGCGAGAAGTCGCGTGAGCGCCTGATCCGTCAGCTAGATGGCTTCTATGTAGACTTGGCCATTACCCGCCACGGATCCCGTGTCCTCGAGCAGTGCTTCAAAGCCTCGCAAGAGGCGCAGAAGCTGCGCATTGCTAAGGAGCTCATCACGAAGGCTAACATGCTGAAGGGTTCGCCCTTTGGGCGCCTCATCTACGCAAAGTATCGCCTGGATACTTACAACCTCTCGCCCACTCAGTGGCAGGCGAGCTTGTCAAAGCAGTTGGATCCGGAGCAGCCCGAGACAAAGCGGAAGCCAGCCAAGACAGCAGCCGAAGCGTTTAAGGATATACTAAGCTaggattttgatttgttgacaaaataaaatgtaattaaacaCATGGATAGTGTACTAGGGTTGTTGCTTGACTTTTCAACAGCAGCTGATAAGCTATTGCATTGCGCGATGCGATGCTTAGTTTCATTGAGTCCGACAAAGCCGAAGCATGTGGCTGTTGCAGGGGCTATTTATTTGCTGTGTACTGGCCACCACCTGGGCCTTTGCGGATGAGGCCATCTTCGAGGACGAGGACATTTACAACCAGGCGCTGCCGCCAGTGCCACACACGGGAATTACGGCTCCAGGCACCAAATGGTGCGGGCCAGGCAACACCGCTGCCAACTTCGATGACCTGGGCAGAGAGCGGGAGACGGACAAGTGCTGTAGGTCCCACGACCACTGTGAGGAGATAATCGAGTCGCACAGCACACTGCACGGACTTCCCACCAACACGGATTGGTTTCCTATGTGAGGGCCGCCGTAGGCTCAGTGGAAAATCGATATCATGTCGTGACTTGACTGCTTTTTTTTACAGTCTCAAGTGTACCTGCGAGCAAGAGTTT is a window of Drosophila pseudoobscura strain MV-25-SWS-2005 chromosome 3, UCI_Dpse_MV25, whole genome shotgun sequence DNA encoding:
- the LOC4803498 gene encoding nucleolar protein 9, with product MQTESNGKRKRPKKKGNRFMRNAKGFAKQGIFGRGTHIDDEQFSYFINILDAMKAGFDDVEERVNMANNVFEQTKDQEIHLASNQIVSKALESLIGFVDNEQLERYFNKFGDSLRPLCSDRFASHVLQKMLEIAFLRGLGKAAAQEVSDGPTTTKRAKPDAAQIEEEYNLETEFSDDHREKCRQFVVRISKFMLNNLEDFVWDNCASHIMRTAILCLVGMHVPKIAFEKGGAEMAKHRKLYTVPEDWHEVMKEFPQRLEMWPQFVDFPYQEHSSALLGVICLALSVADKSFLKHFGKKILLQSLLKANEENDDAVEKKTDAKIEIEDNDGEEKPTEEKEKSAEEKKDDPILPKVFHHQSSVILLETILSVAGAKLLTQLYAMLFSGRVGYLAKQQQTNFSVQRLLQNMKEVTDFESIFAELQPHVEGLLKMGYTGVVSALCAACLRLGSKQAQMIAILQSSLHVSGDKEKSKLFFNCLIKLKPSEILASDESGFVHLHGSLIAQHVLQFNKPIFLVNCILDLPAAQLAQIFNTPNGSHIVDAFMQSKFIGEKSRERLIRQLDGFYVDLAITRHGSRVLEQCFKASQEAQKLRIAKELITKANMLKGSPFGRLIYAKYRLDTYNLSPTQWQASLSKQLDPEQPETKRKPAKTAAEAFKDILS
- the sPLA2 gene encoding phospholipase A2, with the protein product MWLLQGLFICCVLATTWAFADEAIFEDEDIYNQALPPVPHTGITAPGTKWCGPGNTAANFDDLGRERETDKCCRSHDHCEEIIESHSTLHGLPTNTDWFPILKCTCEQEFINCLQAVNSLTSNTLGRIYYGSRRNCFAKGYPKTGCKQYQEGTFRKRCIRYNVDKASAKIWQFYDMPFYTIHHTKA